The following are encoded in a window of Sminthopsis crassicaudata isolate SCR6 chromosome 3, ASM4859323v1, whole genome shotgun sequence genomic DNA:
- the AGTR1 gene encoding type-1 angiotensin II receptor — protein MNLNSSTQETIKRIQDDCPKSGRHSYIFIMVPTLYSIIFVVGIFGNSLVVIVIYFYMKLKTVASVFLMNLALADLCFLLTLPLWAVYTAMEYRWPFGNCLCKIASAGISFNLYASVFLLTSLSIDRYLAIVHPMKSRLRRTMLMAKVTCIVIWLLAGLASLPVVIHRNVFFIENTNVTVCAFYYKSYNSTLLVGLGLSKNILGFLIPFLVILTSYTLIWKTLKKAYEIQKNRPRNDDIFKIIMAIVLFFFFSWIPHQIFTFLDVLIQLGIIKDCKIIDIVDTAMPITICIAYFNNCLNPLFYGFLGKKFKKYFLQLLKYIPPSFRSNSTLTTKMSSLSYRTSDNLSLSAKKSVACFEVE, from the coding sequence ATGAATCTAAATTCTTCCACCCAAGAGACTATTAAAAGAATCCAAGATGATTGCCCCAAATCAGGAAGGCACAGCTACATATTCATCATGGTTCCCACTTTGTACAGCATCATCTTTGTGGTGGGGATCTTCGGCAATAGTTTGGTGGTGATTGTCATTTACTTTTACATGAAACTGAAGACGGTAGCCAGCGTTTTCTTAATGAATTTGGCCCTGGCTGACTTGTGCTTCTTGTTGACTTTGCCCCTCTGGGCTGTCTACACCGCCATGGAGTACCGCTGGCCTTTTGGAAACTGCTTGTGCAAGATCGCGTCCGCCGGCATCAGTTTCAATCTCTACGCCAGCGTCTTTCTTCTCACCTCCCTGAGCATCGACCGTTACTTGGCTATTGTCCATCCGATGAAGTCCCGCCTTCGGCGCACCATGCTCATGGCCAAAGTGACCTGCATCGTGATCTGGCTGCTGGCCGGCCTGGCCAGTCTGCCTGTTGTGATTCATCGCAATGTCTTTTTCATCGAGAATACCAATGTCACGGTCTGTGCTTTTTATTACAAAAGCTACAACTCTACTCTTCTGGTGGGGCTGGGCCTGAGCAAAAATATTCTGGGCTTCTTGATCCCTTTTCTGGTGATTCTGACAAGCTACACTCTGATTTGGAAGACCCTGAAAAAGGCATATGAGATTCAGAAAAACCGGCCGAGAAATGATGACATTTTTAAGATCATCATGGCAATagtcctcttcttcttcttttcctggaTTCCACACCAAATATTCACATTTCTGGATGTGCTGATTCAGCTGGGGATCATAAAGGACTGCAAAATCATAGACATCGTGGATACGGCAATGCCCATAACCATCTGCATAGCATATTTTAACAACTGCCTGAATCCTCTCTTCTATGGCTTTTTgggaaagaagtttaaaaaatattttctccagcTCCTGAAATACATACCGCCCAGTTTCAGATCTAATTCCACCCTAACGACAAAAATGAGTTCTCTTTCCTATCGGACATCAGATAATTTAAGTTTATCTGCTAAAAAGTCAGTTGCGTGTTTTGAGGTTGAGTGA